The sequence below is a genomic window from Babesia bigemina genome assembly Bbig001, chromosome : II.
CGACGCTCCTCGTGTCGCCACGTGGAGTGGCGAAACCAACGCCTTTGGCACAGTACCTCACCAAGGCATTATCGTATTCGGCGTTGCGGATGCAGGAGTTCTTCGGGCAGGTTATGCAAAAGCGGTATTGCTGAGCAATTTCGTGGCGAAATCCCAAACCAAGTATCGTAGGCAGGTGCTCTGACCATGTGTTATTTGACAACTCTGCGACGAACTTTTGAGGTAGGCGAGATTCACATCGAAGTAGAATTTCAAACTGTGGGCGTTGTCATGCGTGTCGATACAGCTGATCAGCGGCAGCTCTATCACTAGGTCCAGTGCCTGATGGATATGTGGGTTCAACAGCCAGGCTCGCTTATATTGCCATGAAACATGTATCATCCGTCAATGGAAGAGATCAGACCAACCTTTCGAATCATGAACGTTGCTGTGATGTGCGTGAATGAGACAATCCCGTCAGGTTCTTCCCATAAGGTCATTTCACGATCAACCATCTGAAGCCGTTAAACTGATCATCTAAAGACTTTACTTTTAGGTCGGTAAACGTCACAAGTATGCTACACTCCCTCCATATCACGTTTCTATCCAGCTCGATGCTCTCCAACTTTACGGGGGTGCTGCAGCCAAATCGTTGATAGGCGTAGTGTTTCGCAATagcgatgatgacgagggTTCTCGTGTCGCGCATAGACCTCCGGAACGGCTCAATGTCGATGTAAAAGTTGATGCCCACTGTTGCAGCAAATATCTCCATCCACCAAAATAACACGCACCACTTAAAAGGTACTCGAGAAAGGTCCTCAAAAAATCCACCGCCTCGTAGAGGTTGCGCAGCTCGTATGTCGTATTGGCTCCCTTTTCGTCCACTGAGCTGTTTATAGAGTACGCGAGAATTCATCTCACCCGTGATGTGAAACTTAGCGATGGAGTTGCATATCTTTCGTATGATGCGCCTGTAGAGTTGGTCGATATTGCCCCGGGTCTGGTGTCTTAGCATGGCCGATGAGCACATGTTGAGCAGTCTGACGCAGGGCACACTCCTGTCCCAATCCTTGATTTTGCAAATGTTCTCCAATATGAGCTGGGAGTTGTGTTAACGGTGGAGAATGCAATGCCTACCACCATGTTGTTCACATACTCTCCATCCACCAGTGCTTCGTACAGCCCCGGTGACACGGCGAAGCATGAGTGCATCGCAGTAAGTATGCGGTCGGCTAGTAGGAACTTGTGCTGGCAGCAGGCATTGAGGACGCAGCACAGGAGAGGTTTGAAATTGAGAGgcgtcaggaacgcctgaGAGGATATGTCGAACTCCTGCCCATCGACGCGCAACGGCGTCCCCGAGAGACACTCCTGGATGCTGTCGGACGGTATGTAGCTGTAGTTCCGCAGCAGTATTGCGGAGAGCTTCGGGTCGCTCCGATGCAGCGTGGTGGCCATGCTTATTGTGGCTAGGTGGATTGTGACTGCCCGCAACACGGCAATAGTTGCCGGTCTTCCACGTAGAAATTTCACACATCTCCCAGCAGAAGCTGAGCAGCTGCGTTTACAGTGTGTATACGTCGGAATGTGTTCACAGCAGTTCGTACATCTGCCATTAAGGTTTCGAGGAGGAAGGCCGGTGGATATGTATCCAAAATAACCGCAAAAAGTGCGCTATATCGAacgcacagcctgtccacgGCCACTTTCTTCGCAGTTTTGCGTGTGACTTTCCGCGCGAGTTTTTCCTCGCAGCACCCACAGAATCCCCGTGGCTTGGCTGTCCCCATTATTGCCCCGTTCACTATATATACGCTATGGATACCCGCTAGGTATTTTAATGTTTAAATGTTTGAACCCTTCTGTAAACACGCGCCGCTATGTGCGCGTAAATTACGGAATAGGTAGGCGCCTCCTTCGAGCATGAAGCAGAGGGTCGCCAAGAAGGGAGGGCGAGGCAAGGCCTCGACTTCCACCAAAAAAAATGACTATCGCAACAAAAAAAGCCGCAACGTCAAGGCTCAGTCTCAccatgacgatgatgacctGTCTGACGTCGAGGCGGAGTACCTCGAGGACATCCCCGAGGCTATCGCAAAGCAGATCCACCAGCTGGCCAATGAGAACGACCGCGAGTCTCGCAAGTGAGTTTTAGCTTTAGCGGGCGATGATGATTCAATGACAAGCATATATCCGATACGCTACTGGGGACATGGATCCCTGAGCCCAGCTTCCTCGCTAAACCAGCGAATAAATCTTCGCAGGGTGGCATTGGCCAACGACGCTGAATTCCTGGAGCAGGATGCGCTTATTTCCGACACACTAAAGGATATCTCCGGTTTCATGCCGGAGAAGGATGTGCCCAACAGCAGCGTCGAGATCGGGCAGCTCAGCAAGGTCCTGTTCAAGTCTGCCTCCCAAGAGGATGAGCAACTGAGCAAGATCAGAGAGCTGTACACGTCAATTGGCGTGTACCTCTCCAAATTCAAGAGTGGTAACTTGCCCAAGGCCTTCAAGGTGCTCCCCAATTTTGAGAACTGGGAAGAGCTCGTGGGTCTCACGTGCCCGGAGAACTGGACGCCCAACGCCATGTACCTGGTCACACACATATTCGCCTCTAATATGACCGACTCCAAGGTACGAGCGGTATATCGATCTGCTTTGACGCTGCATTAGGTTGAGATATTCTACAACAAAATCCTGTTGCCCACGATACGGAAGGATATCCGCAACGGGAAAAAGTTGAATTACCATCTCTATATGGCTCTAAAAAAGGCCGTCTTCAAGCCGGTGGCGTGGTTCAAGGGTATAATTGTGCCCATGGTCGAGGAGGTAGGTGTCTTTGATCCTCGTGGACGCTCAAATGATGATTGATACAAGATCTCTGACCAATGATGTCGTGAGTATCGCCCCAGTCTGACGCCAGCGTGACCCATACGTCTCTGTTGAATTAACCGTTACGCAGGGTTGCAGTTACAAGGAGGCTGCCATCatcggcaacgtgctgcgcCGAATATCGATCCCCGTGTTGCACGCATCCGCGTTCATTCTGCGCCTGTGCCAGTGCCAGAAGTGGTTCGGAAGCAGCAGTTTCATAATGTCAATTCTGCTGCAAAAGGGGTACAATCTGCCTAAGAAGGTAGGTGTGTGTTGCATGGCAAAATGATGAAACAACGACCTAAAGCCAGTTCTGCTTCTGAGAACATGATGTGAACGGTCGAGCCTTCTGACTACATATGCAAAGCCACTCTGAGCTACACGTGAGGTGTAGCTCCATTTTCACTTTGCTATATCGATATTTCCGACACCCTTACCGTCGGTTGCGTGAGGTGTAATCGTGTCGTGTTGGAATACACACCCTTTCTTGGGCTCGATCCCGTTGAGTGGTTTCATCTGTCTTCAGGTGGTCGAGGAATGCGTTCGCTACTTTTGCAAGTTCGAGGGGTTCGAGGACCAGCTGCCCGTCATCTGGCATCAGTCACTCTTGACGCTGGTGACGAGCTACAAGCGTAAGTCAGCTTTCATGCGCTCCGATGATGACAAAAAACTGTGGTACTGTCCTAGATGCTATCGTTGAGGACCAATGGTTATCCCTGTCTGACGGATCGGTCGCTGCCGCTTTGCTAGGCGCTCATATCTTATGCAGACTACTTCAGCACCGAGGACTACGCGCGTATTCAGAAGCTAATACGAGTTCACGCTCACGCGCAAATCACGCCGGTGATCAGTCACCTGTTATCGTGCACTGTAAACGAAGTAGAAATGTAGATTTTCCGTAGGCAAATGATGACACTAAAATGGGAATCTCTCCTATTGTAATGAGGATTACACGTGTCTGAGCCTCGCAAATGATTATCTGCCGTGATAATCTGTTATAAGTATACTATGTTTCCTAAGTGCGCTGTAGCTTCAAAACGTAATCGCGTGGTCGGTGTGCCGGAGCCATCGGCGGCTCGGAGAAACGTCCTGGGCGACGCAGCGCAACTTACGACAGAACCACGTCATAAGTGCTTGTGAAATAATGCAGGTGCGATTCGTTCAATTTGCGACGCTTCCTATTCCCGCTTATAACATCCGGCGATAAGTCGACTGCGGTCCCCATATGTCGGTGGACGCGGAGGCTGGGTCGGAAGCGTCGTACGCAGCCACCTGATTTTACAACCAAGAATTTCAATATAATATAGGTAGGTCATACACGGTACCATTCGTAGCTACGAGGTGTCGCTGAGCAGGGACCGCCGCAGTGTTGTGCGGCAGTCACCGCGGCATCTCGGCTTATGGGCCTTCTGGTTGCCCATCTGTGTAAATTCGTGACGCAATTCTAACGTGTGTGACAGGAAAATGGCCGCGAAGAAGGAAATGAAGATCGACCCCGCCAGGTCTGGCATCGTCGGTAAGTGACGGCCTCGTTAGTGCTCTTCATGTCGCGCAGCCGGTTTGAACAAGGGCCACATCAACACCGCCATTCCCTTGGTCAAGAGCGTGCGCGCTAGCCGCAGGAAGGGTTTGAAAACCAATCGTAACGCACTTGTGTCGGAGGTCATCCGCGAGGTCTGTGGTTTCGCCCCGTACGAGCGCCACATGATCGAGCTCATCAAGACCGGCTCAGCTTCTGCGCAGAAGCGCGCCCTGAAGTTCGCCAAGAAGCGCCTGGGTACCCTGCGCCGCGCCAAGGCCAAGAACGACGAGATGATGCGCGTGGTCGAGTTGCAGCGCAAGCGCAGAAACTAAACACACGGGCATAATTTCACTTGCTTTCACAAGGTTGCGTTGGTGTGTTACGTTGCTGAGGGTCTCGTGCCGGGGCGGTAGCCTCCGGTGGTCTTCGGTTAGCGCCCGAGCTACCGCAGGTATTCACAATAATAATGGCGAAAGGGCTGCGCGCGAAAACGCTGCGCAGATTTCGTACAGCTAAACGGCAAATTGTCGCCGGTATGTGGAAGCAGCCCGGGTTCCCAGTCATTGTTGCGCAGAGGCCGTGGAAGTGCCTCGCTTGAGGGAGGCCAACAAGAAGGTTCGGCTTTTGCAGAGAGGCATCGATGTGACCCCTAAGCTCAAGCCCAATAAATTCCTGGAGCCAGGTAGCGTCTAGCGTCAGAGCCTCTTTAAAAGTAGCAGATAATCCGGAGGCGGTGATTCCTCAGCGCGTCGTACAGCCGGCGATCGACCTCCGCTCCGAGGCTGTGCCGCTCTCGGGTAGGTTTTGAGGCGGTGTTACGTCAGCGCGCAGGTCTGGCCGGGATGTACAACCGGCGGAAGTTCACTCCCGAGGAGGTGAGGGAGAGCCACTTCCTGTCGGTGGTGCAGAAGCACCTCCTGCCCGAAAAGGGTGAAATCGCAATGGACATGGACGAAGTACCTCAAGCAGTGAGTAGCACGGCGCGAGAGGGTAACTACAGGCGTGGCAAAGCACACGCGCACGCCATGAAGAAGCTGAATGCGTTGAAAAAGCGCAAGCGCTAACATGCAATTAATGTTCTGTT
It includes:
- a CDS encoding 60S ribosomal protein L36, putative; the encoded protein is MAAKKEMKIDPARSGIVAGLNKGHINTAIPLVKSVRASRRKGLKTNRNALVSEVIREVCGFAPYERHMIELIKTGSASAQKRALKFAKKRLGTLRRAKAKNDEMMRVVELQRKRRN
- a CDS encoding bystin family protein, putative, with translation MKQRVAKKGGRGKASTSTKKNDYRNKKSRNVKAQSHHDDDDLSDVEAEYLEDIPEAIAKQIHQLANENDRESRKVALANDAEFLEQDALISDTLKDISGFMPEKDVPNSSVEIGQLSKVLFKSASQEDEQLSKIRELYTSIGVYLSKFKSGNLPKAFKVLPNFENWEELVGLTCPENWTPNAMYLVTHIFASNMTDSKVEIFYNKILLPTIRKDIRNGKKLNYHLYMALKKAVFKPVAWFKGIIVPMVEEGCSYKEAAIIGNVLRRISIPVLHASAFILRLCQCQKWFGSSSFIMSILLQKGYNLPKKVVEECVRYFCKFEGFEDQLPVIWHQSLLTLVTSYKHYFSTEDYARIQKLIRVHAHAQITPVISHLLSCTVNEVEM